Proteins from a genomic interval of Chryseobacterium indologenes:
- a CDS encoding GNAT family N-acetyltransferase, whose protein sequence is MIANTSLQDTDEVFEVYTIASDFKKKISGVQWPVFDRNMIETEIKEKRHWKIMVDGAIACVWSITFDDHQVWEDRNADPSIYIHRIAANPNFRGQKFVEQIVDWAKNYAADNNKLYVRMDTTAGNQRLNDYYIQCGFSHLGPKKITDAEGRPAHYQNAIMELFQLEVEEEAPVIYKQVPRQ, encoded by the coding sequence ATGATCGCAAACACTTCTTTACAGGATACAGATGAGGTTTTTGAAGTTTATACCATAGCTTCAGATTTTAAGAAAAAAATCTCCGGCGTACAATGGCCTGTATTTGATCGAAACATGATCGAAACAGAAATCAAAGAAAAACGTCACTGGAAAATTATGGTTGATGGTGCTATCGCCTGTGTCTGGAGTATTACTTTCGATGATCATCAGGTTTGGGAAGACCGAAACGCTGACCCTTCCATTTATATTCACAGGATTGCAGCCAATCCCAACTTCAGAGGACAGAAATTCGTTGAACAGATCGTAGATTGGGCAAAAAACTATGCTGCAGACAACAATAAACTCTATGTGAGGATGGATACCACGGCTGGAAATCAACGACTTAATGATTATTACATACAATGCGGATTTTCACATCTTGGCCCCAAAAAAATAACTGATGCCGAAGGACGTCCGGCGCATTATCAAAATGCCATAATGGAGCTTTTCCAGCTGGAAGTTGAGGAAGAAGCCCCCGTTATTTACAAACAGGTTCCACGTCAGTAA
- a CDS encoding TonB-dependent receptor — MKNKKQGNFLPKAGIVAISFLSFNAAKAQQQLIELSGSIKNTGTHKGLDSVKVQIENTEDIAVTDQLGNFKIRTRVTIPFRLVINKEGFSGQTVEVLSPSNKITVGLNPQNTIIDAVVISASRVPEKILKSPIAIEKIDIKTIRESPAASFYETLENVKGLQLLTSSLTLKIPNSRGFNSPNNFRFMQLVDGVDVQSATLGVPLGNAIGPTELDIQSMEVTPGAASALYGMNAINGLASLQTKDPFTSQGLSVYFRGGVNHVDNVNHKISSLGESALRFAKVFNKNWAVKVNASYFTGTDWISNNQTDQNPGSLVTANPNFALLNNPAEDLWNKYGDERNNRVAVKVDYNGKPTTFNVSRTGYLEKDLVSPEVKNIKFDAGLYYRFGDQWRASYVYRYGLLDGTFQRGNKIRLQNAAVQNHKVELTGKELTFRAYVSVENTGDSYNLKPLADNLDLTNLSNNNWKSIFQTSLQNSINAGVNLNDAFILARREADKNRAAPGTAAFEQLKNTIIGINNWDSANAGIAGAPATGGAKLEQKSRFYQGELTYDFSRFVKIFNLLAGIDYRLYSITPDGNNFVDFNRPVNERNIPLANGTFGKDVIYRKYGAFAQITKVFFDDKLKINVALRIDRNPEFEAKLNPRISIVYSPVNQHNFRTSFQNGYRFPSLFEALSFVNNGNVRRVGGLSKVNEGLGYLENSYTLASIDRFTSAVNTDVDGGKSQSQAAQDNKQLLVVASLQKLQPEKINSFEVGYKSVFFNNKLVLDWDFYYNIYEGFLGQVEVAVPKNSEVGSNAAVLAMLDRSKQDRYRVYTNSNNTYKSYGTSLGIRYNVTGNYNINTNVSYNDLASNTNSDLFITAFNTPKWMVNISIGNREIVKNIGFTLVARWQSRFMWESPLASGEIPAYYTIDAQATWKIPQINANVKIGATNLLNRRYFQYAAGPEIGGLYYVAFTYDLKL; from the coding sequence ATGAAAAACAAAAAACAGGGAAATTTTCTGCCCAAAGCGGGTATCGTCGCCATTAGTTTTCTCTCTTTCAACGCAGCAAAAGCACAGCAACAGCTTATTGAATTAAGCGGAAGTATAAAAAATACAGGAACCCACAAAGGTCTTGATTCTGTAAAAGTACAGATTGAAAATACGGAAGATATTGCTGTAACCGATCAGCTGGGTAATTTTAAAATACGGACCAGAGTTACCATTCCTTTCCGGTTGGTGATCAACAAAGAGGGGTTTTCAGGACAGACGGTTGAAGTTCTTTCTCCTTCCAATAAAATTACGGTTGGTTTAAACCCGCAGAACACCATTATTGATGCGGTGGTTATTTCAGCATCCAGAGTTCCTGAAAAAATACTAAAGTCTCCGATCGCCATTGAAAAGATTGACATCAAAACGATCAGAGAAAGTCCGGCAGCTTCTTTTTATGAAACCTTGGAAAATGTAAAAGGGCTGCAGCTGTTAACCTCCAGTCTGACGTTGAAAATTCCCAATTCCAGGGGATTCAATTCTCCCAATAATTTCCGGTTTATGCAGCTCGTAGATGGAGTAGATGTACAATCGGCTACATTGGGAGTTCCTCTGGGAAATGCCATTGGACCTACAGAACTCGACATTCAGTCTATGGAAGTTACTCCCGGTGCTGCTTCTGCATTGTATGGAATGAATGCCATCAACGGACTGGCCAGCCTTCAGACCAAAGATCCGTTTACTTCTCAGGGATTAAGCGTGTATTTCAGAGGCGGGGTGAACCACGTTGACAATGTCAATCACAAAATCAGTTCTTTAGGAGAAAGTGCCCTTAGATTTGCTAAAGTTTTCAATAAAAATTGGGCGGTTAAGGTAAATGCTTCTTACTTCACAGGTACAGACTGGATTTCCAACAACCAAACGGATCAGAATCCGGGTTCATTGGTCACTGCAAATCCAAACTTCGCACTGCTCAACAATCCGGCAGAAGATCTTTGGAACAAATATGGCGATGAAAGGAACAACAGAGTTGCTGTAAAAGTAGATTATAACGGAAAACCAACCACATTCAATGTATCCAGAACGGGATATCTTGAAAAAGATCTGGTAAGCCCTGAAGTTAAAAACATCAAGTTTGATGCAGGGCTGTATTACCGGTTTGGAGATCAGTGGAGAGCTTCTTATGTATATCGCTACGGTCTGCTGGACGGAACTTTTCAGAGAGGGAATAAAATCCGGTTACAGAATGCCGCCGTTCAGAATCATAAAGTGGAACTGACAGGGAAAGAACTTACTTTCAGAGCTTACGTATCCGTAGAAAACACAGGAGATTCCTATAATCTTAAACCTCTTGCTGACAACCTGGATCTTACCAATCTTTCCAATAACAACTGGAAAAGTATATTTCAGACTTCTTTACAAAATAGCATTAATGCAGGTGTAAATTTAAATGACGCTTTCATTCTTGCCCGCAGAGAAGCTGATAAAAATCGTGCAGCACCGGGAACAGCTGCATTTGAACAGTTAAAAAATACCATTATCGGAATCAATAACTGGGATTCTGCCAATGCAGGAATTGCAGGGGCTCCGGCAACAGGAGGTGCTAAGCTTGAGCAAAAATCAAGGTTTTACCAGGGAGAGCTTACGTATGATTTCAGCAGGTTTGTGAAAATATTTAACCTTCTGGCAGGGATCGATTATCGTTTGTACAGCATCACTCCGGACGGAAATAATTTTGTCGACTTCAACAGGCCGGTTAATGAAAGAAATATTCCTCTGGCCAACGGTACTTTCGGGAAAGATGTGATTTACCGGAAATATGGAGCTTTTGCGCAGATTACAAAAGTCTTTTTCGATGATAAATTAAAAATAAATGTTGCTTTAAGGATTGACAGGAATCCCGAGTTTGAAGCCAAATTGAATCCGAGAATAAGCATTGTTTATTCTCCGGTCAATCAGCATAATTTCAGGACTTCCTTCCAGAACGGCTATCGTTTTCCTTCCTTATTTGAGGCTCTTTCATTTGTGAATAACGGCAATGTAAGAAGAGTAGGAGGCTTATCCAAAGTCAATGAAGGATTGGGATATCTTGAAAATTCGTATACCCTTGCCTCTATCGACCGGTTTACTTCTGCTGTAAATACCGATGTTGACGGAGGAAAAAGCCAGTCTCAGGCTGCACAGGACAATAAACAGCTTTTGGTGGTAGCGAGTCTTCAAAAATTGCAACCTGAAAAAATCAACTCATTTGAAGTAGGATACAAATCCGTGTTCTTCAATAATAAACTGGTTCTGGATTGGGATTTTTATTACAATATCTACGAAGGATTTCTCGGGCAGGTGGAAGTGGCCGTTCCTAAAAACAGCGAAGTAGGAAGCAATGCAGCGGTTCTTGCTATGCTGGACAGAAGTAAACAGGATCGTTACAGGGTGTACACCAACAGCAACAATACTTATAAAAGCTATGGAACTTCACTGGGAATCCGTTATAATGTAACGGGAAATTATAATATCAACACCAACGTTTCCTATAATGATCTCGCATCCAATACCAATTCTGATCTTTTTATTACCGCTTTCAACACTCCTAAATGGATGGTTAATATCAGCATAGGAAACAGGGAAATTGTCAAAAACATCGGGTTTACGCTTGTTGCAAGATGGCAGAGCCGTTTTATGTGGGAAAGTCCCTTAGCTTCAGGTGAAATTCCAGCTTACTATACCATCGATGCTCAGGCTACCTGGAAGATTCCACAGATCAATGCAAATGTAAAAATTGGCGCCACCAATTTACTGAACCGCCGGTATTTTCAATATGCAGCCGGCCCTGAGATCGGAGGTCTGTATTATGTCGCTTTTACGTATGACTTAAAACTGTAA
- a CDS encoding GTP-binding protein has product MDILRFITAGSVDDGKSTLIGRLLYDSKSILQDQLEVLEKHSKNKNEDGVDLALLTDGLRAEREQGITIDVAYRYFSTPKRKFIIADAPGHVQYTRNMITGASNSELMVILIDARKGVIEQTRRHSIIASLLKLKKVAVAINKMDMVDYSEDVFEAIKSDYSKIADNLGLQEVSYFPISALKGDNIVSKSSRTEWYEGNSLLEYLEQVTLNEESNTGNRFQVQYVIRPQTEELHDYRGYAGQIVSGTFKTGDTIQILPAGSTTEISKIEINGVEKEEALEGQPAVIHTLHDLDISRGDIFATEDQLPAVEKDLEVLLCWLDQKPLQPGNKYLLQQNSRLVKTIVKEVDYKINVNTLNREQVDSDIKLNEIVKVTLRTAQPLVYDSFINNKTTGSAILVDETSNSTVAACIIQ; this is encoded by the coding sequence ATGGATATATTAAGATTTATAACAGCAGGAAGCGTAGATGACGGGAAAAGTACCCTTATCGGCAGACTGCTTTACGATAGCAAAAGTATTTTACAGGATCAGCTTGAAGTCCTTGAAAAACATTCTAAAAACAAAAATGAAGACGGGGTAGATCTCGCCCTTCTCACAGACGGATTGCGTGCAGAAAGAGAACAGGGAATCACGATTGATGTTGCCTACAGGTATTTTTCTACTCCCAAAAGAAAATTTATTATTGCCGATGCTCCGGGTCATGTTCAGTACACGCGTAACATGATCACCGGTGCATCCAACTCCGAATTGATGGTCATTCTTATTGATGCCCGGAAGGGAGTGATTGAGCAGACAAGAAGACATTCTATCATTGCTTCATTACTAAAACTGAAAAAAGTTGCCGTAGCCATCAATAAAATGGATATGGTAGATTATTCGGAAGATGTTTTTGAAGCTATAAAATCAGACTATTCCAAAATAGCAGATAATCTGGGATTACAGGAGGTAAGTTATTTCCCGATTTCGGCTCTGAAAGGAGATAATATCGTTTCCAAATCATCAAGAACCGAATGGTACGAAGGAAATTCTCTTCTGGAATACCTGGAACAGGTAACATTGAATGAAGAATCCAATACCGGAAATCGTTTCCAGGTACAGTATGTCATCAGACCTCAAACAGAAGAACTGCATGATTACAGAGGATATGCAGGCCAGATCGTAAGTGGAACATTCAAAACAGGAGACACCATTCAGATTCTTCCTGCAGGATCAACCACGGAAATCTCCAAAATAGAAATCAACGGAGTAGAAAAGGAGGAAGCATTGGAAGGACAACCCGCAGTAATCCATACCTTACATGATCTGGACATCAGCAGAGGAGATATTTTTGCCACTGAAGATCAGCTTCCGGCTGTTGAAAAAGACTTGGAAGTTTTGCTATGCTGGCTGGATCAGAAACCTTTGCAGCCGGGTAATAAATACCTGTTGCAACAAAACAGCAGACTGGTAAAAACGATCGTAAAAGAAGTAGATTATAAAATCAATGTCAATACCCTTAATCGTGAGCAGGTAGACAGCGATATTAAACTTAATGAAATTGTAAAAGTAACCCTTCGAACGGCACAGCCTTTGGTCTATGATAGTTTTATCAATAATAAAACAACAGGGTCTGCAATTTTGGTGGATGAAACTTCTAATTCAACTGTTGCAGCCTGTATAATTCAATAG
- the cobA gene encoding uroporphyrinogen-III C-methyltransferase translates to MKTNIKSPKVYLIGAGPGNPELITVKAVKAIAIADVILCDRLVSPEILETYVSPNTEVIYVGKECSKNASTPQSHINTLMVEYALQNKTIVRLKGGDVSIFSNILDELQALKSNHIPYEIIPGITAALGAAAFAGMPLTARGYSTSVRFLTYYTSEIVSEEYWKELAATNDTLVFYMSKGTLNGLVERLKTLGISADKKIAVIEQATTPFQKVYTSLFEEFNEKFGTQNFASPSLVVIGKIVNLHEEFSWLENAQQEGLYFKSVENGSLIPNHQNFFEYAV, encoded by the coding sequence ATGAAAACAAATATAAAATCACCAAAGGTTTACCTTATCGGTGCAGGACCCGGCAACCCTGAACTGATCACTGTAAAAGCCGTAAAAGCCATTGCCATAGCAGACGTTATTTTATGCGACCGCCTGGTAAGTCCTGAAATCCTGGAAACCTATGTCAGCCCGAATACTGAAGTTATTTATGTAGGTAAAGAATGTAGTAAAAATGCATCCACTCCTCAATCTCATATCAATACTTTGATGGTGGAGTATGCCCTTCAGAACAAAACCATTGTACGACTTAAAGGGGGAGATGTTTCCATATTTTCCAATATTCTGGATGAATTACAGGCTTTAAAAAGCAATCATATTCCTTACGAGATTATTCCCGGAATTACTGCCGCACTCGGAGCTGCTGCGTTTGCAGGTATGCCTTTGACGGCAAGAGGATATTCAACCTCGGTTCGCTTCCTGACCTATTATACATCCGAAATTGTAAGTGAGGAATACTGGAAAGAACTGGCTGCTACGAATGATACACTGGTATTTTATATGTCAAAGGGAACACTTAACGGTCTTGTTGAAAGACTGAAGACCCTTGGAATTTCTGCCGATAAAAAAATCGCGGTCATTGAACAGGCCACAACACCTTTCCAAAAGGTATACACCTCTTTATTTGAGGAGTTTAATGAAAAATTCGGAACCCAAAACTTTGCTTCCCCTTCATTAGTGGTCATAGGTAAAATTGTTAACCTTCATGAAGAATTTTCGTGGCTTGAAAATGCACAGCAGGAAGGTCTTTATTTCAAATCTGTAGAAAACGGAAGTCTAATCCCTAATCATCAAAATTTCTTTGAATATGCTGTCTGA
- a CDS encoding NUDIX domain-containing protein yields MKTSAGIVLFKRENNEFHYFLVHPGGPFWKNKDLGAWSIPKGEILPDEDPLSRALIEFEEETGTTITGEFIELTPIKQKGGKIVYAWAVEGNIDPSILYSNTFPLEWPPKSGKTIDVPEVDQWEWFTAEEALKKINSAQAAFITETESLFNN; encoded by the coding sequence ATGAAAACCAGTGCAGGTATTGTATTGTTTAAAAGAGAAAATAACGAATTCCATTATTTTCTTGTACATCCGGGAGGTCCGTTCTGGAAAAATAAAGACCTTGGCGCATGGTCTATTCCAAAAGGAGAAATACTACCTGATGAAGATCCATTATCAAGAGCTTTAATAGAGTTTGAAGAGGAAACAGGAACAACAATAACGGGAGAATTTATTGAACTTACTCCTATCAAACAAAAAGGAGGAAAGATAGTGTATGCATGGGCTGTAGAAGGAAATATTGACCCATCTATATTGTACAGCAACACCTTTCCATTGGAATGGCCTCCAAAATCCGGCAAAACCATTGATGTCCCGGAAGTTGACCAATGGGAATGGTTTACCGCGGAAGAAGCTTTGAAAAAGATCAATTCAGCGCAGGCTGCATTCATAACCGAAACAGAATCGTTATTCAATAATTGA
- the cysK gene encoding cysteine synthase A — protein sequence MKFQNTLEAIGNTPVVKINKLFSSDHEVWIKLEKSNPGGSIKDRIALAMIEDAEAKGLLNKDSTIIEPTSGNTGIGLALVAAVKGYKLILVMPESMSIERRKIMEAYGAEFVLTPREKGMKGAIEKANELAEETPNSWIPRQFDNPANVKVHTETTAQEIINDFPDGLDYIITGVGTGGHITGIATAVKEKFPNVKVFAVEPELSPVLSGGSPAPHPLQGLGAGFVPSILDITLLDGVITVGKDEAYEYALNAAKKEGLFVGVSTGAALAAIAKHLPEIPSNAKILTINYDTGERYLSVEGLF from the coding sequence ATGAAATTTCAGAACACACTTGAAGCGATAGGAAATACACCCGTCGTAAAAATCAATAAACTATTCAGTTCAGATCATGAAGTCTGGATTAAACTTGAAAAATCCAATCCCGGAGGAAGCATTAAAGACAGAATTGCCCTGGCAATGATTGAAGATGCCGAAGCAAAAGGATTATTAAATAAAGACAGCACCATTATAGAACCTACCAGCGGAAACACAGGAATAGGTCTGGCACTGGTGGCTGCTGTTAAAGGATACAAACTTATTCTGGTAATGCCGGAAAGCATGAGTATTGAACGTCGTAAAATTATGGAAGCCTACGGAGCCGAATTCGTACTGACTCCAAGAGAAAAAGGAATGAAAGGAGCCATCGAAAAAGCCAATGAACTGGCTGAAGAAACTCCCAATTCATGGATTCCAAGACAGTTTGATAACCCTGCAAACGTAAAGGTTCATACCGAAACCACAGCACAGGAAATTATCAATGATTTCCCGGACGGCCTTGATTACATCATCACAGGAGTAGGAACGGGAGGGCATATCACAGGTATCGCCACAGCAGTGAAGGAAAAATTCCCGAATGTTAAAGTATTTGCTGTAGAGCCTGAATTATCTCCTGTCCTAAGCGGAGGAAGTCCTGCACCACACCCTTTGCAAGGGCTGGGAGCCGGTTTTGTACCATCTATCCTTGATATCACTCTTTTAGACGGAGTGATCACGGTAGGCAAAGATGAAGCTTACGAATATGCTCTTAATGCGGCTAAAAAAGAAGGACTTTTTGTAGGCGTTTCTACAGGAGCTGCTCTGGCTGCCATTGCAAAACATTTACCCGAAATACCATCTAACGCTAAAATTCTTACCATCAACTATGATACCGGGGAAAGGTATCTGTCAGTAGAAGGACTCTTCTAA
- a CDS encoding TSUP family transporter → MSNSLYPIFLKLETLSLLIIGGGKISLEKLESVLGNSPGTPIKLVAKEIIPEVRSLQNQYPHIILHERPYEDHDFNDTDLAIIAVNDLVLAGQIRDQAHQKNVLVNIADKPELCDFYLGSIVKKGSLKIAISTNGKSPTIAKRLRETFTEIIPDEMDHVLDNMQNIRRQLQGDFNDKVKELNKITTEYLSEGKKNDMEIEKLISITKIAQRRANIYLAIIGILLLFAILGLVVYQFDLSGDIQTFLNKDGHIFYWMLFAGFMAEIVAGSMGMGYGVICTTILLLLNVPPPVVSASIHSAESFTTAAGSFSHYKLGNVNKKMVLVLFPLAIVGSVIGALTLSHYGEYYAHIVKPIIACYTLYLGVNILRNAFKIKKSVQGKPRRRTNLRILGLVGGFIDSFAGGGWGPLVTGTLIKEGRIPRYVVGSSTVAKFLLTITSAITFIFTIGIHHWNIVLGLLLGGVFTAPFSAMLTSKLPTKKMFVVVGIVVIAMSLVTIIKSLFH, encoded by the coding sequence ATGAGTAATTCGTTATACCCCATATTCTTAAAACTTGAAACGTTGTCACTGCTCATTATTGGCGGTGGCAAGATTTCTCTTGAAAAATTAGAATCAGTGCTTGGTAATTCACCGGGAACACCTATAAAATTGGTCGCTAAAGAAATCATTCCAGAGGTCAGAAGTTTACAAAATCAGTATCCTCATATTATTTTACATGAAAGACCTTACGAAGACCACGATTTTAATGATACAGACCTTGCCATTATAGCCGTCAATGATCTTGTATTGGCCGGACAAATCCGCGATCAGGCCCATCAGAAGAATGTTCTGGTTAATATTGCAGACAAACCTGAACTTTGCGATTTTTATCTGGGTTCCATTGTCAAAAAAGGAAGCCTGAAAATCGCTATTTCAACCAACGGAAAGTCTCCCACAATCGCTAAGCGTTTAAGAGAAACCTTTACAGAAATTATTCCTGATGAAATGGATCATGTGCTGGATAATATGCAGAACATCCGCCGTCAGCTGCAAGGAGATTTCAATGATAAAGTAAAAGAACTCAATAAAATCACCACCGAATATCTTTCTGAAGGGAAAAAGAATGATATGGAGATCGAAAAACTGATCAGCATTACCAAAATCGCTCAGCGAAGAGCCAATATCTATCTGGCGATTATCGGAATTCTGCTTTTATTCGCGATATTGGGGCTTGTGGTGTATCAGTTTGATCTTTCCGGTGATATTCAGACTTTTTTAAACAAAGATGGTCATATTTTTTACTGGATGTTATTTGCCGGTTTTATGGCAGAAATTGTAGCAGGATCTATGGGCATGGGCTATGGTGTTATCTGTACGACGATCCTTTTACTGTTGAATGTTCCGCCACCTGTCGTCAGTGCCAGCATCCATTCGGCAGAATCATTTACAACTGCTGCAGGAAGTTTCAGTCATTATAAACTGGGAAATGTTAATAAAAAAATGGTTTTGGTATTATTCCCGTTAGCAATTGTGGGATCTGTTATCGGAGCATTGACTCTTTCTCATTATGGAGAATACTACGCTCATATTGTAAAACCCATTATTGCCTGTTATACTTTATATTTGGGAGTGAACATTTTGAGAAATGCTTTTAAAATAAAGAAATCAGTTCAGGGAAAACCAAGGCGCAGAACCAATTTAAGGATATTGGGATTGGTAGGAGGCTTTATAGACTCTTTTGCCGGCGGCGGCTGGGGACCATTGGTTACCGGAACTCTGATCAAAGAAGGCAGAATTCCCCGTTATGTAGTTGGAAGTTCTACGGTGGCTAAATTTTTACTCACCATAACTAGTGCCATCACCTTTATTTTTACAATTGGCATTCATCATTGGAATATCGTTTTAGGTTTATTACTGGGAGGTGTTTTTACAGCGCCATTCTCTGCCATGCTGACTTCAAAGCTTCCTACTAAAAAGATGTTTGTCGTCGTAGGAATAGTGGTTATTGCCATGAGTCTGGTCACGATTATTAAATCTTTATTTCATTAA
- a CDS encoding NADPH-dependent assimilatory sulfite reductase hemoprotein subunit — protein MSNDNKDNLSPVERIKTGSNGLRGTLKESLSDDFTGAIREDDQTLIKFHGMYQQDDRDRREERVAKKLEWLYSYMIRLRLPGGSLTSEQWVGLNETAKDHSTGTIKITTRQTIQLHGILKSHLKPTIQSFNLQHLDSIAACGDVNRNVTCTANPSESPLQHEAYELAGKISEMCLPKTQSYYDIWIDDELIVDRKAEEDPLYQDRYLPRKLKIGIAVPPNNDVDVFINDIALIAIIENGKIAGYNIAAGGGLGATHGNESTYARLASVLGFVDTEEKVLKAVYEIITVQRDFGNRSDRKLSRLKYTIDKLGIDQYRAEVEKRTGFSFELARDFRFEQRKDRYGWIQNHEGKWFYTLFVEHGRVLDTPEYPLKSGLLKIAQTGKVNFRFTCNQNLILADIHEEDKAEIENLLQEYGISGNTDGASALRKNSVACVALNTCSLALAEAQRYLPSLVTKIEPILEKYGLLEEDITIRMTGCPNGCGRSPNAEIGFVGTAYGKYNLHIGGDRLGMRLNTKFKENIGEEEILATLDELFGIYVHKRLSEETFGDFSYRYLQTLN, from the coding sequence ATGAGCAACGATAATAAAGATAATCTTTCACCGGTAGAAAGAATTAAAACCGGAAGCAACGGACTGAGAGGAACTTTAAAGGAAAGTCTTTCGGATGACTTTACAGGAGCCATCAGAGAAGATGATCAGACGCTGATTAAATTTCACGGCATGTATCAGCAGGACGACAGAGACAGAAGGGAAGAACGTGTCGCCAAAAAACTGGAGTGGTTATATTCTTATATGATCCGTCTGAGACTGCCCGGAGGTTCTTTAACTTCTGAACAATGGGTAGGGCTCAACGAAACGGCAAAAGATCATTCTACAGGGACCATAAAAATAACAACCCGACAAACGATCCAGCTGCATGGTATTTTAAAATCTCATTTAAAGCCTACCATCCAAAGCTTTAACCTGCAACATCTTGATTCTATTGCCGCCTGTGGTGATGTGAACAGAAATGTAACCTGTACAGCCAATCCGTCAGAATCACCGCTGCAACATGAGGCCTATGAACTGGCAGGTAAAATAAGTGAAATGTGTCTTCCAAAAACCCAGTCGTATTATGATATCTGGATTGATGATGAGCTTATTGTAGACCGGAAAGCCGAAGAAGATCCGCTGTATCAGGACCGGTATCTTCCCAGAAAATTAAAAATAGGGATTGCCGTTCCTCCCAATAATGATGTGGATGTTTTCATCAATGATATTGCATTGATTGCTATTATTGAAAACGGAAAGATTGCAGGATATAATATTGCTGCCGGTGGCGGATTGGGTGCTACCCACGGAAATGAATCTACTTATGCCCGTCTTGCCTCAGTACTGGGATTTGTGGATACGGAAGAAAAAGTGTTAAAAGCAGTCTATGAAATTATTACCGTACAGAGAGATTTCGGAAACAGAAGCGATAGAAAACTATCCAGGTTAAAATATACCATAGATAAACTGGGAATTGACCAGTACAGAGCCGAAGTTGAGAAAAGAACCGGCTTCAGTTTTGAGCTGGCCAGAGATTTCAGGTTTGAACAGAGAAAAGACCGGTACGGCTGGATACAGAATCACGAAGGCAAATGGTTCTACACCTTATTTGTGGAGCATGGCAGAGTACTTGATACACCGGAATATCCTTTAAAATCAGGCTTATTAAAAATTGCTCAAACCGGAAAGGTCAACTTCAGATTTACCTGTAATCAGAATCTTATTCTGGCAGACATCCATGAAGAGGATAAAGCTGAAATCGAAAATCTTCTACAGGAATATGGCATTTCAGGGAATACGGATGGTGCCAGTGCACTTCGTAAAAATTCTGTAGCCTGCGTGGCTTTAAATACCTGTTCTTTAGCATTAGCCGAAGCCCAGCGTTATCTACCGTCTCTGGTTACTAAAATAGAACCTATCCTTGAAAAATATGGTCTTCTGGAAGAAGATATTACCATTCGTATGACCGGTTGTCCTAACGGTTGCGGAAGATCTCCCAATGCTGAAATAGGATTTGTGGGTACCGCTTACGGAAAGTACAATCTTCATATCGGTGGAGACCGCCTGGGCATGCGTCTGAATACAAAATTTAAAGAAAATATAGGGGAAGAAGAAATTCTTGCCACACTGGATGAACTTTTCGGGATTTACGTACACAAAAGACTTTCGGAAGAAACATTCGGTGATTTTTCTTACCGTTATTTGCAAACTTTAAACTGA